Proteins encoded within one genomic window of Mesorhizobium sp. B2-1-8:
- a CDS encoding amino acid ABC transporter permease — MGKSYLWIRRNLFAGAVDSILTVLVLALVAWLTARFLGWAIWDARWLGIYESRRLLLVGLYPPEETWRTWFMLAILCTATGAVMLPRLRRFAVAILLAACAAAVLVLAPPGLDRWGGLLLSLMLAIVVSAASLPLGILLAFGRTSRNPSLSACCAGYIEVMRSVPLILVVYWIWITVPLFLPDTSLSSLVRGMIGYTVFNAAYVAEFVRSGIQAVPRGQREAALSLGMSSWTVSTEIVLPQAVRVVQPALVGNVLDVFNGATLVFIIGLTDFLRAGQMILADPASSGAINEVYVFMFAVYFVIGSAITFGARRMEAHMKRSAR, encoded by the coding sequence ATGGGAAAATCGTACCTGTGGATTCGGCGTAACCTGTTTGCGGGTGCTGTTGATTCAATATTGACGGTACTCGTCCTCGCGCTAGTCGCCTGGTTGACAGCACGCTTTCTCGGATGGGCGATTTGGGACGCCCGGTGGCTGGGGATCTACGAGAGCCGACGCCTTCTGCTGGTTGGCCTTTATCCGCCGGAAGAGACATGGCGAACCTGGTTCATGCTGGCCATTCTTTGCACTGCAACTGGTGCCGTGATGTTGCCCAGATTGCGCCGTTTCGCCGTTGCTATTCTGCTGGCAGCTTGCGCGGCCGCTGTCCTTGTTTTGGCTCCCCCTGGGCTTGATCGTTGGGGCGGGCTACTGCTCAGCCTGATGCTGGCCATCGTTGTCTCAGCTGCGTCCTTGCCGCTTGGGATCCTTCTTGCGTTTGGCCGGACCAGCCGCAACCCAAGCCTGAGTGCTTGCTGCGCTGGCTATATCGAAGTGATGCGGTCTGTTCCGCTGATCCTTGTTGTCTATTGGATCTGGATCACTGTGCCGCTGTTCTTGCCCGACACCTCGCTCTCTTCTCTCGTGCGAGGGATGATCGGCTACACCGTATTCAATGCCGCTTATGTTGCCGAGTTCGTACGCAGCGGCATTCAGGCCGTACCCCGAGGGCAGCGAGAAGCGGCTCTGTCGCTGGGGATGTCAAGCTGGACAGTTTCAACCGAGATCGTGTTGCCGCAAGCCGTCCGGGTCGTGCAGCCTGCTCTGGTCGGCAACGTGCTCGATGTTTTCAACGGTGCGACACTTGTATTCATCATTGGACTGACTGACTTCCTGCGAGCTGGGCAGATGATCCTGGCGGATCCAGCCTCCAGCGGCGCAATAAACGAAGTATATGTTTTCATGTTTGCGGTATACTTTGTGATCGGATCTGCAATTACTTTTGGGGCGCGGCGGATGGAAGCTCACATGAAGAGGAGTGCTCGTTAA
- a CDS encoding M20/M25/M40 family metallo-hydrolase: MALKKQSFAADLPEAKRLLLERVLSCADANIEPSLHRLFRFLRIPSVSCDPLCSPQCQEAASWLATELEDIGFDASVRQTTGHPVVVAHRKQVIGPHVLFYGHYDVQPVEPLDKWDADPFDPQLKVHPNGDTQIVARGASDDKGQLLTFVEACRAWKTVTGGLPISVSMFFEGEEESGSPSMDEFLNQAGGELRADIMLLCDTYLWNDAVPAITVMFRGLLEEEVEITCAKRDLHSGAYGNAARNPIQVLAELIGSLRGQGGEVAIEGFYDDVKEPGEELKSELKKLHFDADKFLQTVGLSQSAGDRAYSVLEQVWTRPSCEINGIAGGYHGEGLKTIIPSKAHAKISFRLVPGQDPEKIQAKFHEHIRARMPADCSVKVTGLGSSKASVVPSNSEYLRCARAALKDEWNCESVLIGSGGSIPIVSVMQSRFGLNALPIGFARSDNRHHSPNEKYDLSSFHKGIRSWIRILARLSSGESTSSEL, from the coding sequence ATGGCATTGAAGAAACAGTCATTCGCTGCGGATCTGCCGGAGGCAAAGCGGCTGCTTCTGGAGCGCGTTTTGAGCTGCGCGGACGCGAATATAGAACCCAGTCTACACCGGCTATTTCGCTTTTTGCGCATACCGTCGGTATCGTGCGATCCGCTCTGTTCCCCGCAGTGCCAAGAGGCGGCGTCATGGCTGGCAACCGAGTTGGAGGACATCGGATTTGACGCATCTGTCCGACAAACGACCGGCCACCCGGTCGTTGTTGCGCATCGCAAACAAGTGATCGGCCCGCACGTTTTGTTCTACGGCCACTATGATGTCCAACCCGTAGAGCCACTCGATAAATGGGACGCAGATCCATTTGACCCACAGCTGAAGGTGCACCCCAACGGCGACACCCAGATCGTCGCCCGCGGCGCCTCGGACGACAAGGGCCAGCTTCTAACCTTCGTCGAAGCGTGCCGCGCGTGGAAAACTGTCACAGGCGGTCTTCCTATCAGTGTTTCCATGTTCTTCGAAGGGGAGGAAGAGAGCGGCAGCCCCAGTATGGATGAATTTTTGAATCAAGCTGGCGGAGAGCTGCGCGCAGACATCATGTTGCTTTGCGACACCTATCTCTGGAATGACGCGGTTCCGGCAATTACAGTCATGTTCCGAGGTTTGCTCGAAGAGGAAGTCGAAATAACCTGTGCCAAACGCGATTTGCATTCGGGGGCCTACGGCAACGCTGCTCGCAACCCGATCCAAGTCCTGGCCGAACTGATCGGCAGCTTGAGAGGTCAGGGCGGGGAAGTGGCAATCGAGGGGTTCTATGACGACGTCAAAGAACCCGGTGAAGAACTCAAGTCCGAGCTAAAAAAGCTCCATTTCGATGCCGACAAGTTCCTACAGACCGTAGGCCTGTCGCAGTCTGCCGGCGATCGGGCGTATTCCGTTCTGGAGCAGGTTTGGACTCGCCCGTCATGCGAGATCAACGGAATTGCAGGTGGGTACCATGGGGAGGGCTTGAAAACGATCATCCCGTCGAAGGCCCACGCTAAGATATCTTTCAGGCTGGTCCCTGGCCAGGATCCGGAAAAAATCCAAGCGAAGTTTCACGAGCACATTCGCGCCAGAATGCCGGCCGATTGCAGCGTGAAGGTCACCGGACTCGGTAGCAGCAAAGCATCTGTTGTCCCGTCGAACAGCGAATACCTTCGGTGCGCCCGCGCTGCTCTGAAAGATGAGTGGAATTGTGAATCCGTGCTGATCGGTAGCGGCGGCTCAATTCCTATCGTCAGCGTCATGCAAAGTCGATTTGGCCTCAATGCCCTGCCGATCGGCTTCGCGCGCTCGGATAATCGCCACCACAGCCCGAACGAGAAATACGATCTCTCCAGTTTTCACAAGGGCATCCGGTCATGGATCAGGATACTGGCCCGGCTTTCTAGTGGCGAGAGCACCAGCTCGGAACTCTAA
- a CDS encoding amino acid ABC transporter ATP-binding protein, protein MLTQSGESNSTIVTFANVNKFYGSFQALSNISLAVTAGEVVVLIGASGSGKSTLIRCVNGLETHENGSLVVDGFSMPTTEDLDFGGAKALHKIRRGVGMVFQQFNLFPHKTVLENITLAPIRVRRKSRKDAEAVGLRLLERVGLRDQAHKYPGQLSGGQQQRVAIARSLAMEPHLMLFDEPTSALDPELVGEVLDVMRELLNEGMTMMIVTHEMAFAREVADRVIYMDRGAIVEVGQPDQIFDEPRNERTRTFLSRVLKH, encoded by the coding sequence ATGCTGACGCAATCTGGTGAATCCAACTCGACGATCGTGACGTTTGCCAACGTCAATAAATTCTACGGTTCATTCCAGGCGCTGTCGAACATCAGCCTCGCTGTGACAGCGGGTGAAGTGGTGGTCCTTATCGGTGCCAGCGGCTCCGGCAAGTCTACGCTCATCCGGTGTGTCAATGGCCTGGAGACGCATGAAAACGGTTCCCTGGTAGTCGACGGGTTTTCGATGCCAACGACGGAAGATCTGGATTTTGGGGGTGCCAAAGCACTGCATAAGATCAGGCGTGGAGTGGGAATGGTCTTCCAACAATTCAACCTTTTTCCACACAAGACGGTGCTGGAAAACATCACACTTGCCCCCATCCGCGTTCGCCGCAAATCGCGTAAGGATGCGGAGGCCGTCGGCTTACGGCTGCTAGAGCGTGTCGGGCTGCGAGACCAGGCGCATAAATATCCTGGACAGTTGTCCGGCGGACAGCAACAGCGTGTGGCTATCGCTCGATCGTTGGCGATGGAGCCCCACCTAATGTTGTTTGACGAACCTACATCAGCACTGGACCCCGAGTTGGTCGGAGAGGTGCTCGACGTCATGCGTGAACTGCTCAATGAGGGCATGACCATGATGATCGTCACGCATGAAATGGCTTTTGCGCGCGAGGTCGCTGATCGTGTCATCTATATGGATCGGGGAGCCATCGTAGAAGTTGGCCAGCCGGACCAAATTTTCGATGAACCCAGAAACGAGCGCACGCGGACTTTCTTGTCGCGTGTTTTGAAGCACTAA
- a CDS encoding asparaginase: METHTGNVLVLATGGSIAQTSPDDPTLTGDALLEAIPELRDKFGILVEQMAQVSSPDITAEHWLELAIRINKAAADDQIQGIVVTHGTDTLEETAFFLNLIVKSDKPVVIVGAMRRPYALGADGAANLHDAVATASCREARGRGVLVVLNSEIHPARDVTKTTFSLDAFKSRDFGPLGQMANGRPIFYRRSERKHTLRSAFPSDLCRLPRVAIVYSHAGVTPDVLEAAAASGYEGIVWAGTGSGSLPKAIRPAATAVVNNGLAFVRASRVNCGYIKRNDEVDDDALGFITADSLNPQKARILLMLSLTQTNDPVKIQRFFDTH, translated from the coding sequence ATGGAAACGCACACTGGAAATGTCCTTGTTCTGGCCACAGGTGGTTCAATCGCGCAGACCTCGCCTGATGACCCGACATTGACCGGCGATGCGTTGCTGGAGGCCATTCCCGAACTGCGAGACAAGTTCGGAATTCTCGTGGAGCAGATGGCTCAGGTGTCCAGTCCTGACATCACAGCGGAACACTGGCTGGAACTGGCAATCCGCATCAATAAGGCGGCCGCAGATGACCAGATCCAAGGCATCGTTGTCACCCATGGCACCGATACGTTGGAGGAGACCGCCTTTTTCTTAAATCTCATTGTAAAGAGCGACAAGCCTGTTGTCATCGTCGGAGCTATGCGCAGGCCCTATGCGCTCGGCGCAGATGGAGCGGCCAACCTTCACGACGCGGTCGCGACAGCCAGTTGTCGAGAGGCTAGGGGTAGGGGCGTTCTCGTCGTCCTGAATTCTGAAATTCATCCGGCGCGAGATGTCACAAAGACTACCTTTAGTCTCGACGCTTTCAAATCGCGTGATTTTGGACCGCTTGGCCAAATGGCAAATGGCCGGCCGATTTTCTACCGGAGGTCGGAACGCAAGCACACCCTGCGCAGCGCCTTCCCATCCGACTTGTGCCGTCTACCTCGCGTCGCGATTGTCTACAGCCACGCCGGGGTGACGCCTGACGTACTCGAAGCGGCGGCGGCGTCCGGATATGAAGGCATCGTTTGGGCCGGAACTGGTAGCGGGAGCCTTCCTAAGGCAATCAGGCCGGCAGCCACAGCGGTTGTTAACAATGGATTGGCATTTGTGCGCGCTTCGCGCGTGAACTGCGGCTACATCAAGCGAAACGATGAGGTTGACGACGACGCGCTTGGGTTCATCACCGCGGATTCCCTCAACCCGCAAAAAGCGCGCATCCTGTTGATGCTTTCCCTTACCCAGACAAACGACCCAGTAAAGATCCAAAGGTTTTTCGATACCCATTGA